Proteins encoded by one window of Rutidosis leptorrhynchoides isolate AG116_Rl617_1_P2 chromosome 7, CSIRO_AGI_Rlap_v1, whole genome shotgun sequence:
- the LOC139858325 gene encoding serine/threonine-protein kinase STY46-like isoform X1 — protein sequence MDFVEGVGESSSPPRNFAGFSGYEIVNDVYNRLIEVNNEEVTSNPEFREQLEAHFNRLPASYALDINLDRVEEVLLHQKLLVLAKDPENWPVFNVRLLENFWTRTDGDEDRQELPAGLTLSHSSNREMDFEPCSKLEDLNLEVKINSDDKDKEHLDGDSLSRQDDIHVPIHEVIFSAQDKPKLLSQLSALLSDIGLNIREAHVFSTTDGYSLDVFVVDGWPLQETQALRAAMEKAIAKSEGSWSGSSHAKLGVERASAAQATFVDTEIDIRLLKIGDKFGSGSCGDLHRGVYIGQDVAVKVLRSDKSNEASEDEFCHEVSMLREVQHKNVVRFIGACTKQPNLCIITEYMPGGSLFDYLHKNHHTLTLVQLVEFAIDVCRGMEYLHQNNIIHRDLKTANLLMDSNNVVKVADFGVARFQSQEGVMTAETGTYRWMAPEVINHQPYDQKADVFSFAIVLWELVTAKIPYDNMTPLQAALGVRQGRRPDIPTNTHPKLLELMQRCWETDPCIRPPFSEVKVELERLLQEIQVHRFSPLTDS from the exons ATGGATTTCGTTGAAGGAGTAGGTGAGAGTTCATCACCGCCTAGGAATTTTGCAGGTTTTAGCGGTTACGAGATAGTTAATGACGTGTATAATCGGTTAATCGAGGTTAACAACGAAGAAGTGACTTCAAATCCTGAATTTCGTGAACAATTAGAGGCTCACTTCAATCGATTACCTGCtag TTATGCGCTTGATATCAACTTGGATAGAGTTGAAGAGGTATTGCTGCATCAGAAACTCCTTGTCTTGGCGAAGGATCCGGAGAATTGGCCCGTTTTTAATGTCCGCCTTTTGGAG AACTTTTGGACTCGAACAGATGGTGATGAGGACCGACAGGAGTTACCGGCGGGACTCACATTGTCGCACTCCAG CAACCGCGAGATGGATTTTGAACCCTGCTCTAAGCTCGAGGACCTAAATTTGGAGGTCAAAATAAATTCTGATGACAAGGACAAAGAGCATCTTGATGGAGACTCTCTCAGCAG GCAAGATGATATCCACGTGCCTATTCATGAAGTGATTTTTTCAGCTCAAGACAAACCTAAGCTTCTCAGTCAG CTTTCAGCGTTGCTTTCTGACATAGGACTTAACATACGTGAAGCCCACGTGTTTTCAACAACTGACGGCTACTCTTTGGATGTGTTTGTGGTTGATGGATGGCCTCTTCAG GAAACACAGGCTTTACGTGCTGCAATGGAGAAAGCAATTGCCAAGAGCGAG GGTTCATGGTCTGGTTCTTCACATGCCAAATTAGGCGTAGAGAGAGCATCAGCTGCTCAAGCCACTTTTGTAGATACAGAGATTGATATAAGGTTGCTGAAGATTGGGGATAAATTTGGTTCTGGATCTTGTGGAGATTT GCACCGTGGAGTATACATTGGTCAGGATGTTGCTGTAAAAGTACTTAGATCTGATAAATCAAATGAAGCATCAGAGGATGAGTTTTGTCATGAAGTATCCATGCTCAG GGAGGTCCAGCACAAGAACGTTGTTCGTTTTATAGGTGCTTGTACAAAGCAACCTAACCTGTGCATTATAACTG AATACATGCCTGGAGGCAGTCTTTTTGATTACTTACATAAGAACCATCACACCTTGACACTTGTCCAGTTGGTAGAGTTTGCAATAGATGTTTGTAGAGGAATGGAGTACTTGCATCAGAACAATATCATTCATAGAGATCTGAAAACTGCAAACTTACTCATGGACAGTAATAAC GTTGTCAAGGTGGCTGATTTTGGGGTCGCTCGCTTTCAGAGTCAAGAGGGAGTTATGACAGCAGAAACTGGAACATATAGGTGGATGGCTCCCGAG gttataaatcatCAACCATATGATCAGAAAGCCGATGTTTTCAGTTTTGCGATTGTTCTGTGGGAGCTTGTGACGGCCAAG ATTCCTTATGATAACATGACACCGTTGCAAGCAGCCTTGGGAGTTAGACAG GGACGTCGGCCAGATATTCCCACAAATACACACCCGAAGCTGTTGGAGTTGATGCAAAGATGTTGGGAGACCGATCCTTGCATCCGACCACCTTTTTCTGAAGTTAAAGTTGAACTCGAAAGATTACTTCAGGAAATTCAGGTACACAGATTTTCTCCTTTAACAGATTCGTGA
- the LOC139858325 gene encoding serine/threonine-protein kinase STY46-like isoform X3, whose protein sequence is MDFVEGVGESSSPPRNFAGFSGYEIVNDVYNRLIEVNNEEVTSNPEFREQLEAHFNRLPASYALDINLDRVEEVLLHQKLLVLAKDPENWPVFNVRLLENFWTRTDGDEDRQELPAGLTLSHSSNREMDFEPCSKLEDLNLEVKINSDDKDKEHLDGDSLSRQDDIHVPIHEVIFSAQDKPKLLSQVYMRLNIREAHVFSTTDGYSLDVFVVDGWPLQETQALRAAMEKAIAKSEGSWSGSSHAKLGVERASAAQATFVDTEIDIRLLKIGDKFGSGSCGDLHRGVYIGQDVAVKVLRSDKSNEASEDEFCHEVSMLREVQHKNVVRFIGACTKQPNLCIITEYMPGGSLFDYLHKNHHTLTLVQLVEFAIDVCRGMEYLHQNNIIHRDLKTANLLMDSNNVVKVADFGVARFQSQEGVMTAETGTYRWMAPEVINHQPYDQKADVFSFAIVLWELVTAKIPYDNMTPLQAALGVRQGRRPDIPTNTHPKLLELMQRCWETDPCIRPPFSEVKVELERLLQEIQGVPEKSNES, encoded by the exons ATGGATTTCGTTGAAGGAGTAGGTGAGAGTTCATCACCGCCTAGGAATTTTGCAGGTTTTAGCGGTTACGAGATAGTTAATGACGTGTATAATCGGTTAATCGAGGTTAACAACGAAGAAGTGACTTCAAATCCTGAATTTCGTGAACAATTAGAGGCTCACTTCAATCGATTACCTGCtag TTATGCGCTTGATATCAACTTGGATAGAGTTGAAGAGGTATTGCTGCATCAGAAACTCCTTGTCTTGGCGAAGGATCCGGAGAATTGGCCCGTTTTTAATGTCCGCCTTTTGGAG AACTTTTGGACTCGAACAGATGGTGATGAGGACCGACAGGAGTTACCGGCGGGACTCACATTGTCGCACTCCAG CAACCGCGAGATGGATTTTGAACCCTGCTCTAAGCTCGAGGACCTAAATTTGGAGGTCAAAATAAATTCTGATGACAAGGACAAAGAGCATCTTGATGGAGACTCTCTCAGCAG GCAAGATGATATCCACGTGCCTATTCATGAAGTGATTTTTTCAGCTCAAGACAAACCTAAGCTTCTCAGTCAGGTATATATGA GACTTAACATACGTGAAGCCCACGTGTTTTCAACAACTGACGGCTACTCTTTGGATGTGTTTGTGGTTGATGGATGGCCTCTTCAG GAAACACAGGCTTTACGTGCTGCAATGGAGAAAGCAATTGCCAAGAGCGAG GGTTCATGGTCTGGTTCTTCACATGCCAAATTAGGCGTAGAGAGAGCATCAGCTGCTCAAGCCACTTTTGTAGATACAGAGATTGATATAAGGTTGCTGAAGATTGGGGATAAATTTGGTTCTGGATCTTGTGGAGATTT GCACCGTGGAGTATACATTGGTCAGGATGTTGCTGTAAAAGTACTTAGATCTGATAAATCAAATGAAGCATCAGAGGATGAGTTTTGTCATGAAGTATCCATGCTCAG GGAGGTCCAGCACAAGAACGTTGTTCGTTTTATAGGTGCTTGTACAAAGCAACCTAACCTGTGCATTATAACTG AATACATGCCTGGAGGCAGTCTTTTTGATTACTTACATAAGAACCATCACACCTTGACACTTGTCCAGTTGGTAGAGTTTGCAATAGATGTTTGTAGAGGAATGGAGTACTTGCATCAGAACAATATCATTCATAGAGATCTGAAAACTGCAAACTTACTCATGGACAGTAATAAC GTTGTCAAGGTGGCTGATTTTGGGGTCGCTCGCTTTCAGAGTCAAGAGGGAGTTATGACAGCAGAAACTGGAACATATAGGTGGATGGCTCCCGAG gttataaatcatCAACCATATGATCAGAAAGCCGATGTTTTCAGTTTTGCGATTGTTCTGTGGGAGCTTGTGACGGCCAAG ATTCCTTATGATAACATGACACCGTTGCAAGCAGCCTTGGGAGTTAGACAG GGACGTCGGCCAGATATTCCCACAAATACACACCCGAAGCTGTTGGAGTTGATGCAAAGATGTTGGGAGACCGATCCTTGCATCCGACCACCTTTTTCTGAAGTTAAAGTTGAACTCGAAAGATTACTTCAGGAAATTCAG GGGGTGCCAGAAAAATCAAATGAGAGCTAG
- the LOC139858325 gene encoding serine/threonine-protein kinase STY46-like isoform X2: protein MDFVEGVGESSSPPRNFAGFSGYEIVNDVYNRLIEVNNEEVTSNPEFREQLEAHFNRLPASYALDINLDRVEEVLLHQKLLVLAKDPENWPVFNVRLLENFWTRTDGDEDRQELPAGLTLSHSSNREMDFEPCSKLEDLNLEVKINSDDKDKEHLDGDSLSRQDDIHVPIHEVIFSAQDKPKLLSQLSALLSDIGLNIREAHVFSTTDGYSLDVFVVDGWPLQETQALRAAMEKAIAKSEGSWSGSSHAKLGVERASAAQATFVDTEIDIRLLKIGDKFGSGSCGDLHRGVYIGQDVAVKVLRSDKSNEASEDEFCHEVSMLREVQHKNVVRFIGACTKQPNLCIITEYMPGGSLFDYLHKNHHTLTLVQLVEFAIDVCRGMEYLHQNNIIHRDLKTANLLMDSNNVVKVADFGVARFQSQEGVMTAETGTYRWMAPEVINHQPYDQKADVFSFAIVLWELVTAKIPYDNMTPLQAALGVRQGRRPDIPTNTHPKLLELMQRCWETDPCIRPPFSEVKVELERLLQEIQGVPEKSNES, encoded by the exons ATGGATTTCGTTGAAGGAGTAGGTGAGAGTTCATCACCGCCTAGGAATTTTGCAGGTTTTAGCGGTTACGAGATAGTTAATGACGTGTATAATCGGTTAATCGAGGTTAACAACGAAGAAGTGACTTCAAATCCTGAATTTCGTGAACAATTAGAGGCTCACTTCAATCGATTACCTGCtag TTATGCGCTTGATATCAACTTGGATAGAGTTGAAGAGGTATTGCTGCATCAGAAACTCCTTGTCTTGGCGAAGGATCCGGAGAATTGGCCCGTTTTTAATGTCCGCCTTTTGGAG AACTTTTGGACTCGAACAGATGGTGATGAGGACCGACAGGAGTTACCGGCGGGACTCACATTGTCGCACTCCAG CAACCGCGAGATGGATTTTGAACCCTGCTCTAAGCTCGAGGACCTAAATTTGGAGGTCAAAATAAATTCTGATGACAAGGACAAAGAGCATCTTGATGGAGACTCTCTCAGCAG GCAAGATGATATCCACGTGCCTATTCATGAAGTGATTTTTTCAGCTCAAGACAAACCTAAGCTTCTCAGTCAG CTTTCAGCGTTGCTTTCTGACATAGGACTTAACATACGTGAAGCCCACGTGTTTTCAACAACTGACGGCTACTCTTTGGATGTGTTTGTGGTTGATGGATGGCCTCTTCAG GAAACACAGGCTTTACGTGCTGCAATGGAGAAAGCAATTGCCAAGAGCGAG GGTTCATGGTCTGGTTCTTCACATGCCAAATTAGGCGTAGAGAGAGCATCAGCTGCTCAAGCCACTTTTGTAGATACAGAGATTGATATAAGGTTGCTGAAGATTGGGGATAAATTTGGTTCTGGATCTTGTGGAGATTT GCACCGTGGAGTATACATTGGTCAGGATGTTGCTGTAAAAGTACTTAGATCTGATAAATCAAATGAAGCATCAGAGGATGAGTTTTGTCATGAAGTATCCATGCTCAG GGAGGTCCAGCACAAGAACGTTGTTCGTTTTATAGGTGCTTGTACAAAGCAACCTAACCTGTGCATTATAACTG AATACATGCCTGGAGGCAGTCTTTTTGATTACTTACATAAGAACCATCACACCTTGACACTTGTCCAGTTGGTAGAGTTTGCAATAGATGTTTGTAGAGGAATGGAGTACTTGCATCAGAACAATATCATTCATAGAGATCTGAAAACTGCAAACTTACTCATGGACAGTAATAAC GTTGTCAAGGTGGCTGATTTTGGGGTCGCTCGCTTTCAGAGTCAAGAGGGAGTTATGACAGCAGAAACTGGAACATATAGGTGGATGGCTCCCGAG gttataaatcatCAACCATATGATCAGAAAGCCGATGTTTTCAGTTTTGCGATTGTTCTGTGGGAGCTTGTGACGGCCAAG ATTCCTTATGATAACATGACACCGTTGCAAGCAGCCTTGGGAGTTAGACAG GGACGTCGGCCAGATATTCCCACAAATACACACCCGAAGCTGTTGGAGTTGATGCAAAGATGTTGGGAGACCGATCCTTGCATCCGACCACCTTTTTCTGAAGTTAAAGTTGAACTCGAAAGATTACTTCAGGAAATTCAG GGGGTGCCAGAAAAATCAAATGAGAGCTAG